In Siphonobacter curvatus, the genomic window GATAAACGAAAAAGGCATCTACGGATGCCGTTGCCTGCTGATTCGTAAACGAGGAATGCGTAGGAACCAAATCGGCAGCATCCTTCCGGTCGGGTAAAGCCGCCCAGTGAGCGGGTCTAGTATAATCCGGAGCGGAAGGCTGTTGATCCATACGGTACGCTGACTCAATCAAGTACGGTTTAGGTCGGGCACACCCACTGATTACTACTAAAATCAAAGGAATGACCCGGAAAATTGAATTCATAACGTGAATAACACGCTAAGTAAAGAAAGTGTTTCGTAATGCTTTCGCTGAAAAGAATTATTTTATTATTTCTATAATTAATTGAATATTTTTAATGTAAAATAGTCATCTTGTTAACAAATTCTTCGTTGTACATTCGCCCGTTCATTGATGTAATTCGTTCCCCTTATGAATCGTACCTGTATTTTATTTTGGATTGTTCTGCTTGGATTAGGAAGCCTAGCGGCCTACAGTCAAACTTCTCTGACCGGTAAAGTTACCGATGCTGCTACCCAACAGCCGCTGGCTGGGGTGAGTATTTCATTAGTAGGTACGGTAACGGGTACCATCACCGATGCCAAAGGAAACTTCACCCTGAATACGTCAACCACACCACCGCTTCAGCTCCGTATTTCCAGCGTTGGATACGCGACGCAGGTACTGGATGTTTCCGCGAATCAAACCCATCTGACCATTACTCTCCATGAGCAGGCCTATTTGGGTGAAGAAGTGGTAGTATCCGCTTCTCGCGTGGAGGAGAACGTACTTCAATCACCCGTATCCATCGAAAAAATGGATATACGCAGTATCCAGTCTACCCCCGCGGCCAGCTTCTACGATGCCTTACGGAATTTAAAAGGGGTGGATGTAGCCACCCAGTCGCTGACGTTTACCTCAGTCAATACCCGGGGCTTTGCTGGTAATGGCAATACGCGGGTGGTACAAATGGTAGATGGGATGGACAATCAGGCTCCCGGCCTCAATTTCGCCGTGGGAAACATTGTCGGTATTTCCGAACTCGATTTGGAAAGTGTGGAGTTACTGCCGGGAGCAGCTTCGGCTCTATATGGTCCCAATGCAACCAATGGACTACTACTGATGAACAGTAAGAGTCCATTTCAATACCAGGGCTTAAGTGCCTACGTGAAAGGTGGCGTCATGCACGCCAGTAACCGCTCCGAAGCAACCACGCCCTTTTATGACGCTTCTATTCGCTTTGCCAAAGCATTCAATAACAAAGTAGCCTTTAAACTCAACGTAAGTTACTTAGCGGCCAAAGACTGGCAAGCAACGGATACCCGAGACCAAAGCTTCGGGCTGGCGGCCGATAACCCCTTATATCCGGGATTTGACCGTATACCTGCCACTAACCCCAATTACAACGGTGTGAATGTGTACGGGGATGAGAATTCATCGAACGTGAGTCTGGCTAGTTTTCGGCCGGTATTTGCCCAGTTTATGCAATTACCCGCCGCTCAACTGAACGCGATCGATCCTCGCCTGACGCAGATTGTCAACGGGATCAAAGCGATTTCGGCCGGTACGGGTTTACCCGCAAGCACCATTATCAACGGTATTCTTTTGCCCGATCAATTAGTGGCTCGCACGGGATACACCGAACGGGACTTGGTAGATTATCGTACGAAAAGTCTGAAAGTGAGCGGTGCTCTGCACTACCGCCTGAGTGATAAAGTAGAAGCGATAGTACAGGCAAACTGGGGATTGGGTACAACAGTGTATACGTCTTCAGACCGTTATTACATCAAAGACTTCACCTTAGGCCAGTATAAACTGGAATTGAAAGGAGATCATTTTTTCGTACGAGCGTATACTACCCAGGAAAGATCAGGGGATGCCTATGCGTCGGGTATTTTGGCGAGTTATATCAATGAAGCCTGGAAACCCAGTCTTAACTCGGCCGCTCTGGCGAGCTCCTGGTATCCACAATACGCGTTTACCTACGGGGGCGGAGCCTTGCAACTCTTCAACCAGGCTCTACAGGCGGCTCTGGCAGCTGGACAAACGCCCCAGGCCGCTTACGCCGCCGCTCAGGGTGCGGTCAGTGCTAACGCCGGCCTGTTGAATGGATTAGCTCGTTCCGCGGCTGATGCAGGTCGTCTACAACCCGGTACAGCTGAATTTAACGCCGTTGCTGATCGGGTCAAAGGCAATCCAATTCCGCAGGGAGCCCGTTTCCTAGACCGTACCAATCTCTACCACGCCGAAGGGATGTACAACTTTAAGAAGCTGCTCGATCCTAAAATTGCGGAAGTCTTGGTAGGCGGAAATTATCGTGTGTACGATTTGAACTCGGGCGGTACGCTCTTCCTGCAAAAACCGGGTGGTGGCGAATACAATATCAAAGAGTGGGGCGGCTATGTACAGGCCGTTCGTTCGTTTGCGGATGTTTTCAAATTGACCGGATCGATTCGGTACGATAAGAATGAGAACTTTAAAGGCCAGTGGAGCCCACGTCTGTCGGGCGTTTTAACGCTGGCGAAAACGCATAATATTCGGGCTAGCTACCAAACGGGTTTCCGTATCCCCACCACTCAAAATCAGTACATCAGTCTGGCTTCACCCGTATCCTTACTGCTGGGTGGCTTGCAAGTCGTTCGGGATGCCTATAACCTGAATTCGTACGCGGACCAACTGTATGCCTACGATGATACCTACTTATCGAACACCAGCGATCGTTCGAAATGGAATAAAATCCGATTGACGGAATTCAAGCCCGAACGCGTGCTAACTTATGAAATCGGTTATAAAGGTCTGATTGCCGAGAAGTTGCTCATCGATGCGTACTATTACCATAGCGTTTTCCAGAATTACATCGGAGGATTGGTATTCATTAACCCGGATAATCCTAAAACGCTGGGTACGGGCGGACCATTAACGGTTTCTTCACCGTACAACTACGAAAAGAATATCCGGTACCAGGGTTTTGGTCTGGGGCTGGATTATTTGCTACCCAAGGGTTTTATCATTAGCGGAAACGTGTCGAATACGACGTTAAATACCGGGGGCGTAGGACTTTTCGATGGAAAGCGGAACCGGAATGTACTTGATGATGGTTTCAAGGTCGGCTTTAATACGCCTAAGTACCGGTACAATGCCTCGGTAGCCAAGCGAATTTCAGCTCGTTCGAACTGGGGATTTGCGGTTACCTATCGCTATCAGGATGCTTTTAACTGGATGGAACTATTATTGCCCGCTCGAGCTCGTACGACTGAAAACCACCCACAGGTTTTAATTCCGGCCTATGGTACGCTGGATGCTCAGGTAAGTTTGAAAATTCCGTCGGTAAAATCAATTTTGAAAGTAGGAGCCAGTAATGTATTGAATAAAGCCTATACGACGGCCTGGGGCAACCCGCAGATTGGCGGTATGTATTACGTAAGTCTGAATTTTGATGAACTCCTTCACTGATACCGAAGACCGTTCAACTTAAACTCGAGTGAAAGATTGAGCCCGGCGTTTCCGTAAGAAAACGCCGGGCTTTTTTAATGATCGGCCAGTTGGATGAGCTCCTGAATGTCGCGGATAAATCGAATATTGGCCGGAACCAGAATGGGCCCGTGCGAGTGCTGATTACAGAGAATCAAAATCGTGGCTCGAGGAAAGGCTGCCGAAAATTTGTCCAGATACGCCTGAAATTCCTCGTAACCCGGCGGAATGGATTTAAAAATAGTGAGTAGATAATCGGGACTGTGCACATTGTACACAAAACCCAACTCTTCAAAAGGCAAACTTTGACCCAGGTAAACGACCTTGTGGTGCCGTGAGCGGATGATGTAATCGGCAAAAAGTAGAATTAGCTCCTGAAGTTCACCTTCTGGCAAAAAGAGTAAAAATTTTCGGGCTCCTTCGCGTTGTTTGTTCAGTTGACCATCAATGGCCACGATAATTTTTTGCCGAATTAGATTAACGATAAAATGCTCCTGAGCAGGACCAATGCTGCTCGTCATCCAAAGCGTACTAATCCGGCTAAGAAAGGGATAAATGATGTTGATAATGAGGCTTTCGAAGCCAAATCGCAGGATATTGGTATTGATGATTTTTTCGAACTGGTCTTCGTCCAGATCGAGCATCGAAAGCGTAAGGGCGTGAATCTGATCGGGATAAGCCAGCTGACGTTCGGAAATGTCCATCACTTTCTGGTGGATGGCCTCCGTGGTCATCTTTGCTATTTCTGAAATTTTGTAACCGTGATCTTTGAGCTGGGCGATGTTCAACACCAGTTTTAAATCCTGTTCTGCATAGGTCCGAATGTTAGTATCGGTTCGTTTGGGTTGAATAATAGCGTAGCGTTGTTCCCAGATTCGTAGCGTATGGGCCTTGATTCCGGATAACTGCTCAAGGTCTTTAATCGAGTAACTGCTCATGGCCATGTACCTCAGAAAGCTGGAACTTTACAAACAGAGCATAAAACGTAAGTACCGACGATGCCTTCGGAGCGATTAATGCGAGTAAGGATTGATTGGTGAACGTGAACGTGAACGATAATGTTTGCAAGAGCTCTTCGTTAGCGGAGATTGAGCTTGCTAATTA contains:
- a CDS encoding TonB-dependent receptor; the protein is MNRTCILFWIVLLGLGSLAAYSQTSLTGKVTDAATQQPLAGVSISLVGTVTGTITDAKGNFTLNTSTTPPLQLRISSVGYATQVLDVSANQTHLTITLHEQAYLGEEVVVSASRVEENVLQSPVSIEKMDIRSIQSTPAASFYDALRNLKGVDVATQSLTFTSVNTRGFAGNGNTRVVQMVDGMDNQAPGLNFAVGNIVGISELDLESVELLPGAASALYGPNATNGLLLMNSKSPFQYQGLSAYVKGGVMHASNRSEATTPFYDASIRFAKAFNNKVAFKLNVSYLAAKDWQATDTRDQSFGLAADNPLYPGFDRIPATNPNYNGVNVYGDENSSNVSLASFRPVFAQFMQLPAAQLNAIDPRLTQIVNGIKAISAGTGLPASTIINGILLPDQLVARTGYTERDLVDYRTKSLKVSGALHYRLSDKVEAIVQANWGLGTTVYTSSDRYYIKDFTLGQYKLELKGDHFFVRAYTTQERSGDAYASGILASYINEAWKPSLNSAALASSWYPQYAFTYGGGALQLFNQALQAALAAGQTPQAAYAAAQGAVSANAGLLNGLARSAADAGRLQPGTAEFNAVADRVKGNPIPQGARFLDRTNLYHAEGMYNFKKLLDPKIAEVLVGGNYRVYDLNSGGTLFLQKPGGGEYNIKEWGGYVQAVRSFADVFKLTGSIRYDKNENFKGQWSPRLSGVLTLAKTHNIRASYQTGFRIPTTQNQYISLASPVSLLLGGLQVVRDAYNLNSYADQLYAYDDTYLSNTSDRSKWNKIRLTEFKPERVLTYEIGYKGLIAEKLLIDAYYYHSVFQNYIGGLVFINPDNPKTLGTGGPLTVSSPYNYEKNIRYQGFGLGLDYLLPKGFIISGNVSNTTLNTGGVGLFDGKRNRNVLDDGFKVGFNTPKYRYNASVAKRISARSNWGFAVTYRYQDAFNWMELLLPARARTTENHPQVLIPAYGTLDAQVSLKIPSVKSILKVGASNVLNKAYTTAWGNPQIGGMYYVSLNFDELLH
- a CDS encoding MerR family transcriptional regulator — protein: MSSYSIKDLEQLSGIKAHTLRIWEQRYAIIQPKRTDTNIRTYAEQDLKLVLNIAQLKDHGYKISEIAKMTTEAIHQKVMDISERQLAYPDQIHALTLSMLDLDEDQFEKIINTNILRFGFESLIINIIYPFLSRISTLWMTSSIGPAQEHFIVNLIRQKIIVAIDGQLNKQREGARKFLLFLPEGELQELILLFADYIIRSRHHKVVYLGQSLPFEELGFVYNVHSPDYLLTIFKSIPPGYEEFQAYLDKFSAAFPRATILILCNQHSHGPILVPANIRFIRDIQELIQLADH